Proteins encoded together in one Cicer arietinum cultivar CDC Frontier isolate Library 1 chromosome 4, Cicar.CDCFrontier_v2.0, whole genome shotgun sequence window:
- the LOC101503856 gene encoding probable 1-acylglycerol-3-phosphate O-acyltransferase: protein MNAIRSRWLARMAAEESAKTSVQSRGGFWPFLLRWVPTSTDHIINSENRLLSLLKTPYVQEKVNIGSGPPDSKVRWFRSSSNEPRFINTVTFDAKDDSPTLVMVHGYAASQGFFFRNFDALASRFRVIAIDQLGWGGSSRPDFTCKSTEETEAWFIDSLEEWRKAKNLGKFILLGHSFGGYIASKYALKHPEHVQHLVLVGSAGFSSETERITKFLSTWKGSILNQIWESNLTPQKIIRGLGPWGPDLVRKYTSARFVKYSTGELLTESESNLLTDYVYHTLAAKASGELCLKYIFSFGAFARSPLLHSAPEWKVPTTFIYGFDDWMNYEGAQEARKHMKVPCDIIRVPQSGHFVFIENPSAFHSAVFYACRRFLSLDPDSESLPEGLTSA from the exons ATGAACGCAATTCGATCCCGTTGGTTAGCAAGAATGGCAGCAGAAGAAAGTGCAAAAACCAGCGTCCAATCTCGTGGTGGTTTCTGGCCTTTTCTCCTTCGTTGGGTTCCCACTTCCACCGACCACATCATCAATTCCGAGAACCGCCTTCTTTCTCTTCTCAA GACTCCATATGTTCAAGAAAAAGTTAATATAGGCTCTGGTCCACCTGATTCAAAAGTGAGGTGGTTCCGTTCATCTAGCAATGAGCCACGGTTTATTAACACCGTTACTTTTGATGCTAAAGATGATTCTCCTACGCTGGTGATGGTTCATGGTTATGCAGCATCACAAGGTTTCTTCTTTCGTAATTTTGATGCTCTTGCCTCGCGTTTTAGGGTCATCGCTATTGATCAACTTGG TTGGGGTGGATCTAGCAGGCCAGACTTTACATGCAAAAGCACTGAAG AAACCGAGGCTTGGTTCATTGATTCTCTTGAGGAATGGAGGAAAGCCAAAAACCTGGGCAAATTTATTCTGCTTGGGCATTCTTTTGGTGGTTATATTGCTTCCAAATATGCACTTAAG CACCCAGAGCATGTACAACACTTGGTTTTGGTGGGATCTGCTGGATTTTCGTCAGAAACAGAGAGGATTACAAAGTTCTTATCAACATGGAAGGGATCAATCCTGAACCAAATATGGGAATCCAATTTGACACCTCAGAAAATTATCAG AGGTTTAGGTCCTTGGGGTCCTGATTTAGTCCGCAAGTATACTAGTGCTAGGTTTGTCAAATACTCAACTGGAGAACTGTTGACAGAATCTGAATCGAATTTACTTACAG aTTATGTTTATCATACGTTAGCAGCCAAAGCTAGTGGCGAGCTGtgcttaaaatatattttttcatttggaGCATTTGCCAGATCACCTCTTCTACACAG TGCCCCAGAGTGGAAAGTGCCCACCACTTTCATATATGGTTTCGATGACTGGATGAATTACGAAGGGGCCCAAGAAGCTCGCAAGCATATGAAGGTTCCATGCGATATTATTCGGGTTCCACAG TCCGGGCATTTTGTGTTCATTGAAAACCCATCTGCCTTCCATTCAGCTGTGTTTTATGCTTGTCGAAGGTTTCTTAGTCTCGATCCCGACAGTGAATCCCTTCCCGAAGGGCTAACCTCTGCATAG
- the LOC101504170 gene encoding DNA-directed RNA polymerase II subunit RPB2 has product MDLDEEQEYDQQMMDEEDDEEEITQEDAWAVISAYFEEKGLVRQQLDSFDEFIQNTMQEIVDESADIEIRPESQHNPGHQSDFAETIYKISFGQIYLSKPMMTESDGETSTLFPKAARLRNLTYSAPLYVDVSKRVIKKGHDGEEVTETQDFTKVFIGKVPIMLRSSYCTLFQNSEKDLTELGECPYDQGGYFIINGSEKVLIAQEKMSTNHVYVFKKRQPNKYAYVAEVRSMAESQNRPPSTMFVRMLSRTSSKGGSSGQYIRATLPYIRTEIPIIIVFRALGFVADKDILEHICYDFSDTQMMELLRPSLEEAFVIQNQQVALDYIGKRGATVGVTKEKRIKYAKDILQREMLPHVGVGEYCETKKAYYFGYIIHRLLLCALGRRAEDDRDHYGNKRLDLAGPLLGGLFRMLFRKLTRDVRGYVQKCVDNGKDVNLQFAIKAKTITSGLKYSLATGNWGQANAAGTRAGVSQVLNRLTYASTLSHLRRLNSPIGREGKLAKPRQLHNSQWGMMCPAETPEGQACGLVKNLALMVYITVGSAAYPILEFLEEWGTENFEEISPAVIPQATKIFVNGCWMGIHRDPDMLVRTLRKLRRRVDVNTEVGVVRDIRLKELRIYTDYGRCSRPLFIVDKQRLLIKKKDIHSLQQRESPEEGGWHDLVSKGFIEYIDTEEEETTMISMTINDLVQARLNPEEAYSDTYTHCEIHPSLILGVCASIIPFPDHNQSPRNTYQSAMGKQAMGIYVTNYQFRMDTLAYVLYYPQKPLVTTRAMEHLHFRQLPAGINAIVAISCYSGYNQEDSVIMNQSSIDRGFFRSLFFRSYRDEEKKMGTLVKEDFGRPDRANTMGMRHGSYDKLDDDGLAPPGTRVSGEDVIIGKTTPLSQEEAQGQAARYSKRDHSISLRHSETGIVDQVLLTTNADGLRFVKVRVRSVRIPQIGDKFSSRHGQKGTVGMTYTQEDMPWTVEGITPDIIVNPHAIPSRMTIGQLIECIMGKVAAHMGKEGDATPFTDVTVDNISKALHKCGYQMRGFETMYNGHTGRRLSAMIFLGPTYYQRLKHMVDDKIHSRGRGPVQILTRQPAEGRSRDGGLRFGEMERDCMIAHGAAHFLKERLFDQSDAYRVHVCEHCGLIAIANLKKNSFECRGCKNKTDIVQVYIPYACKLLFQELMAMAIAPRMLTKEIKSIKDQKKKGA; this is encoded by the exons ATGGATTTAGATGAAGAACAAGAGTACGATCAACAAATGATGGATGAAGAAGACGACGAAGAAGAAATCACTCAAGAAGATGCTTGGGCTGTTATTTCAGCTTACTTCGAAGAAAAAGGTTTGGTTCGTCAACAACTTGATTCATTCGATGAGTTCATTCAAAACACTATGCAGGAAATTGTTGATGAATCTGCGGATATTGAAATTCGACCTGAATCACAGCATAATCCAGGTCACCAATCCGATTTCGCAGAG ACGATTTATAAGATAAGTTTTGGTCAGATTTACTTGAGTAAACCGATGATGACGGAATCAGATGGAGAAACCTCTACCTTGTTTCCTAAGGCAGCTAGGTTAAGGAATCTTACTTATTCAGCTCCTTTGTATGTTGATGTTTCTAAGAGGGTTATTAAGAAAGGACATGATGGTGAAGAAGTCACCGAGACTCAGGATTTTACCAAAGTTTTCATTGGCAAG GTTCCTATAATGCTTCGGTCTAGTTATTGCACGTTATTTCAGAATTCGGAGAAGGATTTGACTGAGCTTGGTGAGTGTCCGTATGATCAAGGCGgatatttcattattaatgGCAGTGAGAAGGTTCTCATTGCTCAGGAGAAGATGAGTACCAATCATGTCTATGTTTTCAAGAAGAGGCAGCCTAATAAGTATGCTTATGTGGCTGAAGTTCGGTCCATGGCAGAGTCCCAAAACAGACCTCCTAGCACTATGTTTGTGCGCATGCTCTCTCGAACTAGTTCCAAGGGG GGTTCTTCAGGACAGTATATACGTGCTACTCTTCCATACATTCGAACTGAAATTCCTATCATTATTGTGTTTCGGGCATTGGGATTTGTTGCTGACAAGGATATTCTAGAACATATATGCTATGATTTCTCGGATACTCAAATGATGGAGTTGCTTCGTCCTTCCCTGGAAGAAGCATTTGTAATACAAAATCAACAG GTTGCACTTGATTACATTGGGAAAAGAGGAGCAACTGTAGGTGTAACCAAGGAAAAGAGAATTAA GTATGCTAAGGATATCCTTCAAAGGGAGATGCTTCCACATGTTGGTGTTGGAGAGTATTGCGAGACCAAAAAAGCATACTATTTTGG ATATATCATTCATCGGCTACTTCTATGTGCACTTGGGCGGAGGGCCGAAGATGATAGGGATCATTACGGAAACAAGAGGCTGGACCTGGCCGGTCCTTTACTTGGTGGTCTCTTTAGAATG CTATTCAGAAAGCTTACTAGAGATGTCAGGGGTTATGTACAGAAG TGTGTTGATAATGGGAAGGATGTTAACCTGCAATTTGCTATCAAAGCTAAAACCATCACAAGTGGACTTAAATACTCACTTGCTACTGGTAACTGGGGGCAAGCAAATGCCGCGGGTACTAGAGCTGGAGTGTCACAA GTGCTAAATCGTTTAACTTATGCGTCCACTTTATCTCACTTGCGAAGATTGAATTCTCCCATAGGACGTGAAG GGAAGTTGGCCAAACCAAGACAGTTGCATAATTCACAATGGGGAATGATGTGTCCCGCAGAAACACCTGAAGGACAA GCCTGTGGACTGGTGAAGAATCTGGCCTTGATGGTTTACATAACAGTTGGCTCAGCAGCTTATCCTATTCTGGAGTTTTTAGAAGAATGGGGTACAGAAAATTTTGAG GAAATTTCTCCGGCGGTGATTCCCCAAGCTACAAAAATTTTCGTAAATGGTTGCTGGATGGGTATTCATCGTGACCCTGATATGTTGGTTAGAACTTTGAGAAAGCTGAGACGTCGG GTTGATGTTAATACTGAAGTTGGCGTTGTTAGAGATATCCGTCTTAAAGAACTGCGCATATATACAGATTATGGTCGCTGCAGTCGTCCTTTATTCATTGTGGATAAACAAAGGCTTCTCATAAAGAAAAAGGACATTCATTCTTTGCAACAAAGG GAATCTCCTGAAGAGGGTGGATGGCATGATCTTGTGTCCAAGGGTTTTATAGAATATATCGACACAGAAGAGGAAGAGACTACTATGATTTCCATGACAATTAAT GATCTTGTACAAGCAAGGCTCAATCCAGAAGAAGCATATTCTGATACTTACACTCACTGTGAAATCCATCCATCACTGATTTTGGGTGTATGTGCTTCCATCATACCATTTCCTGACCACAATCAG TCCCCTCGTAATACATATCAATCTGCAATGGGAAAACAAGCAATGGGAATATATGTTACCAACTACCAGTTTCGAATG GATACCTTGGCCTATGTGTTGTATTATCCTCAAAAGCCACTGGTCACTACAAGAGCCATGGAGCATCTTCATTTCCGTCAACTCCCTGCTGGAATT AATGCCATTGTGGCCATTTCATGTTATTCTGGTTACAATCAAGAAGATTCTGTCATCATGAACCAATCATCAATAGACCGTGGCTTCTTTCGGTCACTGTTTTTCCGCtcatatag AGATGAAGAGAAGAAAATGGGAACCCTTGTCAAAGAAGATTTTGGTCGGCCGGATAGAGCTAATACTATG GGTATGAGACATGGTTCTTATGATAAGTTGGACGATGATGGTCTTGCTCCACCT GGCACAAGAGTGTCTGGTGAGGATGTTATTATTGGAAAGACCACTCCTTTATCTCAGGAGGAGGCACAAGGACAAGCTGCTCGTTACTCAAAACGTGATCACAGCATAAGCTTACGTCACAGTGAAACTGGAATTGTTGATCAA GTTCTGTTGACAACAAATGCTGATGGATTGAGATTCGTGAAAGTAAGGGTGAGATCTGTTCGAATACCACAGATTGGTGACAAATTCAGTAGTAGGCATGGTCAGAAGGGGACAGTTGGTATGACTTATACACAAGAAGACATGCCCTGGACTGTGGAAGGCATCACTCCTGATATTATTGTCAATCCACATGCTATTCCTTCCCGAATGACTATTGGTCAGCTTATTGAGTGTATCATGGGGAAGGTAGCAGCCCACATGGGAAAAGAAGGAGATGCGACTCCTTTTACAGATGTTACT GTGGATAATATCAGCAAAGCTCTACACAAATGTGGGTACCAAATGCGTGGTTTTGAGACAATGTACAATGGTCATACAGGGAGGCGTCTCAGTGCAATGATTTTCCTTGGTCCTACTTACTACCAAAGGTTGAAGCATATGGTTGATGACAAGATCCATTCTCGTGGACGAGGTCCTGTTCAGATTCTTACAAGGCAACCTGCTGAGGGGCGTTCACGAGATGGAGGTCTTCGATTTGGAGAGATGGAACGTGATTGCATGATAGCCCATGGAGCTGCTCATTTCCTAAAGGAAAGATTGTTTGATCAAAGTGATGCATATAGGGTCCATGTATGCGAACACTGTGGGTTGATAGCTATTGCAAATCTGAAGAAGAATTCTTTTGAGTGTAGGGGCTGCAAGAACAAAACTGACATTGTTCAG GTTTACATTCCTTATGCTTGTAAGCTGCTCTTCCAAGAGCTGATGGCTATGGCAATAGCACCAAGAATGCTTACTAAAGAGATCAAATCtataaaagatcaaaagaaGAAAGGAGCATGA
- the LOC101503401 gene encoding mediator of RNA polymerase II transcription subunit 11 — MDSQSQTTSLQRLQNVEKRIVKVLELAGGVMDELARPVGPRKDLVQSHCLEFMQLIKDIQVALREEIKSACEYRPFEKCDYGSRIANEICYKKVDYVMSQLDAMKQTIDEYHAAD, encoded by the exons ATGGATTCACAAAGCCAAACAACATCTTTGCAGCGACTTCAGAATGTCGAAAAG AGAATTGTGAAGGTTTTGGAGCTTGCAGGAGGAGTGATGGATGAGCTTGCAAGGCCCGTTGGTCCTAGAAAAGATCTCGTTCAAAGTCACTGCCTCGAATTCATGCAATTAATCAAG gacATCCAAGTGGCGTTGCGTGAAGAAATCAAAAGTGCTTGTGAATATCGTCCATTTGAGAAATGTGATTATGGTTCAAGAATAGCCAATGAGATATGTTACAAGAAGGTGGACTATGTCATGTCACAGTTGGATGCAATGAAACAAACTATAGATGAATATCATGCAGCAGACTAA